GTCCCGCCTGGGGCTGTTTGTCCCCGGGCTGGCTAGGTGATTATACAGCCTCCCTTCTCAGGCTTGTAGGGGTTCTTATCATCTGGTACGCCTGTAATCAGGAGGTCGGTACCAGACGCAGCCTCACACCAGTCCATGGTGTCCTTGGATGTCTTGGACACCTAAGAGAAACGGAGAGGGTCAACAAGCCATTCTAATTCAGTTCAATGGGACTGTATCAGTTCACAGTGATGCCTTTGTAATGCTACAGAGCTTCTCTTTATGGACCCATTGATGGTACGTACAGGCTCCCTGGGTGTCGAGACTTCTTTCTTCAGCTGTTCCAGCTCCATCTTAAGGATGTCAATGTCTGACATATCCCGAGCCATCTTTCcctgagaaggaaggagagaggatcaATGAGAGAGGGCACACAAAATAAACATCAAACATTCACCATGCTATATCAAGTAACTCTTATCTTGTTGCTTGTCAATAAAGATCAAAATGAATCTAAATCCTTTTTGGATTTGTGAATGAATTCACTAATTGAACAGGTTGTCATACTTGTTTGATATTCTTGTATCAGTCTTCAACAACGTGCTTTAGTGGGTTGAACCCAGATCTTCCTCTTTACCATTCAAAGCTATTTAATTCCTCTTTGTTAAGAATGTCATGGCTGGGAGGACCAGTCCAAGACACCCTGACCTGTTTTCTATTGCATGTGTGGTAAAATAACTGTAGGATGTCACGACAAGCTAAAGAAGGTTGCGGGACAGGATTATCCAGTAAGAACACACCCTATACATTGTGTAACTTTGTACAGCTAGTCGCCAGGAATTCTGCTCTAATAATATCTTGCTTTTAAGTAAAGTTGATCTCTATGGGCTTGCAATGACACAGTAAAAGACATCTtaggtcagggatgggcaacttcgATGGGGTGGGGACCACAaaaaactgaactgaactgatcATGAGGGGCCGCGGTGGCTCGCTGGTCACTTGATAGCAGAGAGACATTTTTTAAGTTGtagagttaatttcctgcaattctacacatttttccatgaggATGTGAGAataccccgactgagttccaaaatatatacagtacgtattatattttttgggggagggAAATGAATCCGCTGGCCTACAAAATGGGAGCCTTAGATATGCGACTGTATGAACAATTAAATGAACTATTGACATGTCTGTTTCCATGGCCTTGTGCATGTTGACTCTTCCCTATCCTAAAAGAATCTGTCATACAACTGAACTTTGGAAATACATGAAGGCTATGTGGTTGGTGTTCTTTGTCGGGTACTACTTCAGTCCTACCCTCTACCAACACGCTGTGACAACATAATAAGGCAACCAGCCAAAGACAAAATGAGCAATTATAACAGGTAAGGAAGCCACTGTGACAGTGGGTGGTGCAAACAACAGATTTATTACATTGTGACTTCTGGCCACACTGAGGAAACACACACtgcattcatccattcatttctGTCCCAAAAAGGACATTGATATGGCCTATGAGTCTAAAAAGAGACCTCTGAGTTATGTCAACTCAGAGTAGTCAATTATACAAACACATCGATTAATTGATCCTATTCGAATTTTGATACTACATTTTAGTAGTATGGCTTGTTGACTCCCGTTCTAAATGCATACATTTAACTGAGTGAATTGCTCAGTTCAGCAAGAATCTCCCTGAACACTGGTCCAGGCTAATGGCCAAGACTGTAGTTAGTCTCTACATCCTCTCCCCGGTCCGACACTCACCTATTGGTTGTGGGGACAGTCGATGCAGGGAAAGTGTAGTCTCTCGCCCTCTATGGGACCACTGTGATCGGGTTGTCTCCCTCCTGAGTCCAACTGGATTACCCTGTTCCTCAACTCTCCTCTTCAGGGCGTTCTCCAGATGGCACGATGACAGATTTGCAGGAGACTCTTGTACAGAACCCCCCCACCCGTTCCTAATCAGATTAGTCTGTTATAATTAGCTGCGCCAAATGTCAACCTCAAATCACAAATTACCTTTGAGTATCACAGGAGGACATAGAGTATCAGCTTCAGCCAAATGCTCCCAAACCCCAGGTCCTGGATCAGCAATGCCAATCCTGAACTCTATCATGGGGTTTCAAAGTTTAAACTGGCCCTAGATCTATGCTTATTATGAGCAACTTCCACTCTCACCTGGGTCACTCCCAGAGGTCAAAACGGGAGAAAAAAAGTTTGAAATGGAACACGGACATGAGCATTCTGATTGACCAGGAAAAATCATTTTAAAACTGCCCACTTACAGACCTTGTGATGGAtttaattgggggggggggtaataagAACATTTACAGTATAAGACCTATACAGTATAACATAGACATACTGTTTAATTGTCAGGCATGTTATGAGTTGGTTTCTAGGCAAGCCCCATTCAAACCTTTCTAGATCCTTCAGGACTTCACTTGCTCAAACAATTCCAATCCCTCACATGTTTTGCCTCTAAACAGTGACCTTGCTGGTCGTCCGCTTCTGTCCCATCTGAACCTGAGGCCTGTCCCATTTGGTATCTGGCCCCACGTCATCTCTTATTAAAGGAGCAATCTCAGACAGATAGATATGTAGGATTGACATATACAGAtgtagtatcttaatttgatcagtcTTTCGTTGTTGAGAATTTTTCTGCACAGCCGGAAATGCAAACTgtaattttcactttaaaatgtccgacttgatttgccctaacggaAATTGTATCAAACACTCTTATTTtgttgctgtagcaaactggctcaaattaagatcctgcatctgtagggctggagaaatgtaacaatGTCAAATGTATAGATGGTCAGTTCTTGATCTATTTGATCAAAATTAAAGTTTTACCCATGTTTTGAAGCTTACAattacataattacaaataatttagtTAAAAATCAAATATTTTGGATTGTGATGGAGAAAGACAGTTGAACTaatctcatgaggcatttattatTGATATTCTTAAAaaaatcaatggctatatatcaACAATCCAAAACTGTGTatcaatcccagattgccccagATTGCCCCTGACCAACCCTTTTAGCCCAGAGACAGAATGCTTCCTGAGTCAAATCCTCCCAATCCCATTTCAGAGTCTTGTCCGTTTTAATCCATTAGATTAATGACTGAACCCTGTAACTTCctcttgtatgtgtttgtgtgtgtgtgtgggggggtaaaCTAAAATAGAATATTGCGTGACCACTGTGTTACAATACACATTGcagctgacatacacacacaaaaagacagcggaaacacacatacacacaaagttTATTTTCATGAAATTTCAGGACTTTTTACggagtattttttgggggggtggagtaaaatattttaaacctaaccctaaacctaacccttaccctaacctgtGTGGGTCTTGGTTGCATGGGAAGGTGTCAGGTTACAAGCTGTGGGTTTACAAgcagaggattttttttttttttaaacataaaaaaGTTATAATTAtacatataaaaatgtattgggtaAAAGGGTTGTGTAATAATATGTACGTGTAATAATAATATGTATGATTTATACAAAGGTTTATTAAAACAACATTAGGCTGATAGTGTAATATTGCATAGTAAACTTTTTGAATAATTGTAATATGTATACATTTCTGTACTGAAGTTTTTTAAGAAAAGAAAAGGTTTATAAGAAAATGTCATTTACCTTCCATTAATTAAATAGCTCTTCCTCTGGACCTCtatctcgccccccccccccccccctaagggtgtgtgtgtgtgtgtgtgtgtgtgtgtgtcttggttgCATAAGGAGGTGTCAGGTTACAAGCTATGGGTTTACAAGCAGAGGAAAATACTCAAGGACTTGAGTATACTTACTTTTTTTATAATTATACATATAAATATTTATTGGCAAAAGTGTTGTGTAATAATAATATGTATGTGTAATACAGATATGTATGATCTATATAAAGGTTTAgtgaaaaatatataataataacattaGGGTTAATGTTTAATATTGCAGAGTAAACGTTTTAATAACTGTAATATGAATGCATTTCTGTACTAaagattttgaagaaaataaaaggttTGAAAGAAAATGTAATTTATACCTTTAATgaaatgtctgtctctctctctgtctccccaagctgtttctctctatatctctctctctacacaagAGTGCTTGGTTTCTTgggatgtgtgcgtgtgtgtgtagtgtttttgAAGAAACTGTttaacacttaaaaaaaaaaaattctcaacttatttccctcattaaaatgcaaatcattttataacatttttgacattcgtttttggggatttttttgttgttattctgtctctcactgttcaaataaatctactattaaaattatagactgatcatttctttgtaagtgggcaaacgtacaaaatcagcaggggatcaaatactttttccccccactgtacttccctcagccagggcattgaaaatgggtcgtggatgggtattccagcatgacaatgacccaaaacacacggccaaggcaacaaaggagtggaacaagaagaagcacattaaggtcacatcagtgtctctcactgttcaaataaacctaccattaaaatcatagactgatcatttctgtgtcagtgggcaaacgtacaaaatcagctggggatcaaatacttttttccctcactgtacatagttTGTGGCCCCTGTATTGGTTGCTAAAAATGCATAGTGACTGTCCCCCACCAGTTCAGGTCTATGTGACTTGGAAATGATTAACCCATGTGTcaggcggtgggtgtagctggtgcatgaagtcaggtgcaggagagcagagatgagtgaacaacacACTTTACTTAAGATATAGCACAAAGTAACAATACCAATGTGCCAACAATAACGgttgccacaaagcacgggtgaAAACATCACCCGGAAAAAAACAGCCGGAAACGTACCGAcctgaacaataaacaatcacacacaaagacatggtggaaacagagggttaaatacatgaccagtaattgggaaatgaaaaccaggtgtgtgggaaacaaagacaaaaccaatggaaaatgaaaaatggatcggcgatggctagaagactggcgacgttgaccgccgagcgccgccagaacaaggagaggaaccgactttggcggaagtcatgacaccaTGTACCCTGTGGTTGccttgcaacacacacacacaccaattgattaatggacagctgaatgtatatatttttgttcttgctttgtttgctcttttcagtattatgtctgtctctgataagctacccaggaaagggctgaaaatagctcatattaatatatgtagccttagaaataaggttaatgaaatTAATAACTTgataacatcagataacattcatatattagccattccTGAGATTCAcctagataattcatttgatgatacagcagtagcaatacaaggatataacatctatagaagagacagaaatgcttatgggacAGGGGTTGCTGtacatattcagagccatatccctgcaatgcttagagaagatcttttgtcaagtgttattgaagtgttgtggttgcaggttgaTTTGGCACATCTAAaaccttttcttttggggtgttgctataggccatcAAGTGCTGACAGTCGGTATCTAactaatatgtgtgaaatgcttgatagtgtatgtgatgtaaacagagaggtctactttcttggggacctgaatattgactggttttcatcacgctgtccgctcaagaggaaggtTTTCACTgcaaccagtgcctgtaatctggttcaggttattaatcaacaaACCAGGGTTTTTACAAttactacaggaacaagatcatccacatgtatcgatcacatttttactaatactgtagaactttgttctaaagctgtgtccgtacccattggatgcagtggtcacaatatagtggctataccCAGGAAAGGCAAAGTTCCAACAACTGGGCCTAAAGTGTATAAGAGATcgtacaaaagattttgctgtgactcttatgtggatgatgttaaaaatatttgttggtctgatgtgattaatgaggagcatccagacgctgcacttcatggatttatgaaattgcttcttccaattattgataaacatgcacctgttaagaaactgactgttataACTGTTAATGCTCCGTgggttgatgaggaattgaaaaactgtatggttgaaaaaGATGGGGCAAAAAGGAGTAACTGATAAGTCTGGCTGCATATCTGACGAGCTggcttactgcaaattgagagaTTACGTGACTAAACTcgacaaaaagaagaagaaactgtattatgaagccaagatcaatgatataaagaatgatggaaaaagcATTGCaaatttgaattttgtaaagttggtgtgggagaggtggaaaaattattcttaacgatcaataatgacaaacctcctggcattga
This genomic stretch from Salmo trutta chromosome 32, fSalTru1.1, whole genome shotgun sequence harbors:
- the LOC115170993 gene encoding guanine nucleotide-binding protein G(I)/G(S)/G(O) subunit gamma-T2-like, with amino-acid sequence MARDMSDIDILKMELEQLKKEVSTPREPVSKTSKDTMDWCEAASGTDLLITGVPDDKNPYKPEKGGCIIT